In Halobaculum sp. XH14, a single genomic region encodes these proteins:
- a CDS encoding DUF5786 family protein produces MGFGSYDESEQERKQSGDGPGDEATVDAHENEHEGEMTFDTGASTDDLVSKLQEMKDDPDADEE; encoded by the coding sequence ATGGGCTTCGGTAGCTACGACGAATCCGAGCAGGAACGGAAGCAGTCAGGCGACGGCCCCGGCGACGAGGCGACCGTCGACGCACACGAGAACGAACACGAGGGGGAGATGACGTTCGACACGGGCGCGTCGACCGACGACCTCGTCTCGAAGCTGCAGGAGATGAAGGACGACCCCGACGCGGACGAGGAGTGA
- a CDS encoding RimK/LysX family protein, with the protein MDEDPVRVGVLALHTSKESKAICNAVEDLGHEPEWLREENASVSIAEGAVELEPDVDVVANRMLLSNTEEPAEGLGLAGTFARARPTLNPPEAVLTAVHKFATAVALSEAGIRVPDALLALSNARLNDGRERFAPEGVYKTAIGTHGGGTWKLDLREPVNPMVGKRQAFLQQLIDRDETRHHDTRVYVVDDEVVGAMNRYAPEGDWRTNVALGGDVEDATDSLPGEAREMALAATDTVGLDYAGVDLVQGYDGWYVLEVNPTAGFKGLFRATGRSPAPHIAKLAIERGGGSVDDERVAELTAVLDDSRPSCMPSLAQQRPKDTPLIGYIEEVVVAGTRGSTQAFAKSDTGATRSSIDTKLAAEIGAGPIKSMTRVKSGSVKRGKARPVVDLVIGIGGDQHTVTASIEDRSHMEYPLLLGRDILEHYRVDVRRRADESRNRERDEEEEETGEE; encoded by the coding sequence ATGGACGAGGACCCGGTTCGCGTGGGCGTGCTCGCGCTCCACACGAGCAAGGAGTCGAAGGCGATCTGCAACGCGGTCGAGGACCTGGGACACGAGCCGGAGTGGCTGCGCGAGGAGAACGCGTCGGTCAGCATCGCGGAGGGCGCGGTCGAACTGGAGCCGGACGTCGACGTGGTCGCCAACCGGATGCTGCTCTCGAACACCGAGGAGCCGGCCGAGGGCCTCGGGCTCGCGGGGACGTTCGCGCGGGCGCGGCCGACCCTGAACCCGCCCGAGGCGGTGCTCACCGCGGTCCACAAGTTCGCCACGGCGGTCGCGCTCTCGGAGGCGGGCATCCGCGTCCCGGATGCGCTGCTGGCGCTCTCGAACGCGCGGCTCAACGACGGCCGGGAGCGGTTCGCCCCCGAGGGCGTGTACAAGACCGCCATCGGCACCCACGGCGGCGGCACCTGGAAGCTGGACCTCCGCGAGCCGGTGAACCCGATGGTCGGCAAGCGGCAGGCGTTCCTGCAACAGCTCATCGACCGCGACGAGACGCGTCACCACGACACCCGCGTGTACGTCGTCGATGACGAGGTCGTCGGCGCGATGAACCGGTACGCCCCGGAGGGCGACTGGCGAACCAACGTCGCGCTCGGCGGCGACGTCGAGGACGCGACCGACTCGCTCCCCGGGGAAGCCCGCGAGATGGCGCTCGCGGCGACCGACACGGTCGGGCTCGACTACGCGGGCGTCGACCTCGTGCAGGGGTACGACGGCTGGTACGTGCTCGAAGTCAACCCGACCGCGGGGTTCAAAGGGCTGTTCAGGGCGACGGGCCGCTCGCCCGCCCCTCACATCGCAAAGCTCGCCATCGAGCGCGGCGGCGGCAGCGTCGACGACGAGCGCGTCGCCGAACTGACCGCCGTGCTCGACGACTCGCGCCCCTCGTGCATGCCGTCGCTCGCCCAGCAGCGGCCGAAGGACACGCCGCTGATCGGGTACATCGAGGAGGTCGTCGTCGCCGGCACCCGGGGCTCGACGCAGGCGTTCGCCAAGTCCGACACCGGCGCGACCCGCTCGTCGATCGACACGAAGCTCGCCGCCGAGATCGGCGCTGGCCCAATCAAGAGCATGACACGCGTGAAATCCGGGAGCGTCAAGCGCGGGAAGGCGCGTCCGGTCGTCGACCTCGTCATCGGCATCGGCGGCGACCAGCACACCGTCACCGCGAGCATCGAGGACCGCTCGCACATGGAGTACCCGCTGTTGCTCGGCCGGGACATCCTTGAACACTACCGGGTCGACGTACGGCGTCGAGCGGACGAGTCCCGGAACCGCGAGCGCGACGAGGAGGAGGAGGAGACAGGCGAGGAGTAA